CCTCAGTTCTCCTCCACGTGCCATCTCCGTGTGGTTACCTTGGTCTTCCTTCCAAAACAGAGACTTCAGCCATTCTTCTTCCTTCCTGGTAGTCTGGCTGTTGATGCGGCAGCTGGCTTCACCCAGACTGCAAACCAGGAAGCTGCTGGGGCTCTTAAAGCATAGCTAGAACCGGCACGTGGCCCTGCCAGCACGTGCTACTGGCTAAAGCAGGTCCTGAAGCCAGCCCCGATTTGAGGGCAGAGAGTCACCCAAGGACAGGAGgcctgatcccctggaggacaccAAAGTAATGATATACCACAAATCTTAAAGTGATTCTACAGCATCTTCCACAACTTTAATCAACCAAGGGGCCGTAAGTGCACAGATGTTTGTGCTTCCGGGTGTGGACCCTGCCTGCCCGCCTCCACCCCCACCTGTTTGAATGCGGTCATTTCTCACGCAGTCACTGATCACTGACTAGAACCGCAGTACTTCTGAACCAACCTTGCAGCTTAGTTTTGAACAGGCCACCATCTGAGAAGGAAGAGGGCTCGGCTCAGAATCATCTCACCAGCTCAGTCCCGCGTCTGGATGACTCCCTAGAGCCCCTGCTGTCTAGTACCCAAGCGTcaagacagaaagaaagcaaGCCCACTCACGCCTGGCTCCAGCCGTCCCTTCTGCCCCCTCCCACAGCCTGTCTCTCCCAGGACACGTCTCACCCTCTCGTCTGCGTTATGCGGTCCTGTCTTTGGAGAGAGAGGACAGAAAACTGAGCTCCTGGTGCTCAGACTGACATCACGATCCCTCTGTAGCATCTGTGACCTTCTTGTGTTTTCCATTTTCAAGGCTGGACATAGTTGGTCCAGGTATGACCCAAACGCCAAGATCAGCAGCAAATACCAGGATTTCCAGGAGAAGATTGAGAAGACATTTGGCtggagggaaggtgggagggactgtgagattttcctttttataagatttataagactttttcctttttataaatttataagatTTTTTACAAAAGGGACTGTGAAACTTAACTCATTATAAGACTAATGTGACCCCACTTATAAATAGGATTGATCACCAAAAAACTGACACAGTAGCCAAGagataattaataaaaatgtatcatcAGTACACATAAAAGCAAAAGTTAACTGAATCAAACAGAAGAGCAGCAGCGgtggtttttttaaattagttttatttttctacatttctacattttattttttctacatttctaaCCATCCATCAGTTATTCCATAACAAGGCAGTGTGCTGACTGAATGTAGGCTCCTATAGTCAGGATTTGAATTCCAGTTCGATTAATTACTGGGaaatcttgggcaagttaatttccctgtgccttagttttcttgggcttccttggtcgctcagatggtaaagaatccacctgcaatgcaggagacctgggtttggtcccccggtggggaagatctcctagggaagggaatggctacccactccagtattctggtctggagaagtccatggacagaggagcctggcaggctatagtccacggggttgcaaagagtcagacatgactgagtgactttcactttagttttctcacctataaaacgAGGGTGCTAATAGTACCTTTCTCATGGCTTGTTGTGAGTATTAAATAATACTTGCAAAGTGCTTAGAGAGTGCCCAGTGAACTATAAATATGCTCAATACACATTATTCATTATTGGTATTCCACATATTACCATTAGCTCAAGGTTTTTCAACACAtgcttcattgatttttttcctctttattaacTATTGTTTGGAATGATCTTGGAGATACTGACTGTTGATGACGATGAACTAGAAACTGCCCTCCACGCTAACTTCTTGGTACCTTGGCCAACTTTGAATAGGTCTCACCAGAAAAAGGTATTAATAACAAATGGCAAAGgatcaatagcaaaaaaaaaaaaaaaaacttcaggtaATATTCTCCTaagccttaaaaattaaaaagaaaggttGGCAACAGACATATCCTTAAGAAGAAAAATGCTGAGAAAAAAGCACTGAATCCACATatactttaaatgttttaaagaaaggaCGCACCTTGTCATCAAACTTGTGTGGAAGAAAATGAGACATAAGCTATTTAGAATTTAGTTTTGATGCAACTATACAATTCCACAGCCTTAAGTTTGCCATCAATTGCTCTCCCAACATTCCATTTTCTATCACAATCACCAGAGGCAACAGAGCATCCAAAGGGTTAAAAGAGGGGAAATATCAGCCCCCAGCCATGCGCTCACTGGACCCACCTCCCTGCCGCTCTGTGTTTACAGGATTTTATTTGCATAGAAGAACTGCAGGAGCTCGGGATGGTAGTGGCTCTGAAAGAAATTGGCAAAGGGACACGTGAGGGAAGGATCCGGCAAACCTCCTCGACTCTAGAATGAGTTGATGGTCATCAAAAGCTGAGCTTGAGGATAAACAACTTTCAGGttctcagaggaggaggaggaatcaCTTGCATTCACCCAGAAATCTAAgacaggtggtgctagcggtaaagaacccgcctgctactGTATGAGACATAACATAacgcaggttccattcctgggtcaggaagatcccctggaggagggcatggcaatccactccagtattcttgcctggaggatcccatggacagaggagcctggcgggctacagtccatagggtcacaaggggTCGAACACAACTTAAGCGAcctaatacacacacagagatctAAACAGGAACTGCCCGTGTATTTTGTGCACAGTCCTCTGGGCGTTTTGCCATTTACATTGCGTTGTGGGTCAATTACAGTTGAAACATTCTCGGCCTGAGTTGTTTATGGGGGTGACTCCCTGGCGTGCCGACCACCTTCCACCTTAACGCGGCACCGACTGCGCAGGGATTGGAAGAACGACTCCTGCCCTCGCTCACTCACCAGCTGCCGGCAGAGTTTCGGGTTCCTTTGATCCTCCTCATTCTGGAAGCTGTAGTCCTTGCTTTGTCTCAGATATGGAGAACAGGCTCGAAAAGTTGTTTTGCAGGCCTGAGAGAAATAATACTACCACGttatggtcaaaaacatgagagtttTATAATCCAAAGCAAGGAGGAGGAATGCACCAACCTGTGGTCTGAGGACCACTGGGTGTGTGAAAGTCACTTCCAGGAAGTTTGAAGATTTGAATCTTAAAGGATTTAtgcttatgttttttattttatttttcaaactttaagctttttattttgtattggggtataactgatgaacaatgttgtgatagcttcaggtgaatgGAGTAGGGACTCAGCCATTCGTATACATGTacgcattctcccccaaattcttcCCATCCAGGTTGGCACATAACTTTGAGAGGATTTATGCTTATGCAACGACCATGTCTATAACTTCGGACTGGTGGGGAGGGCAAAGCTAGAGTTTACCACAACCCTTCCTGTCTCATCAAAAGTAGTGGACTGCTctatttaaatggataaccaacaagaacctactgtacagctcatggaactctgctcaatgttactgggcagcctggatgggaggggagtttgggggagaatggatacatgtgtatgtatggctgagtccctccactATTCACCTGagactgtcacaacattgttaatcggtgATACcctaacacaaaataaaaagtaaaaaaaaaacctattttaaaaagtcatcctaGATTCCTAAATTCAATTTCgatctcaatctctctctctccctctccttccttcacGCACCACCTTAAAGAAGATCAGTGATTTAGTGGAACcctttgctgggcttccctgatagctcaggtggtaaagaatccacctgcaatgcggaagacctgggctcgatccctgggttggaagaccccctggagaagggaatggctacccactccagtattctggcctggagaattccatggactctgtagtccatggggcccgacaaagagtcagacacgactgagcgactttcactttcacttgctccTGATGGTTTTGAAACTCTCACCTGCTCTAAAGCAGCCCTGAGGTCCAGCCAATCTCATTAGGACACATTTTCTCCAAGAATGAAACAAAAgttttgtggctcagacagtaaagaatcagcctgcaatgcaggagactcgggttcaatccctgggtcagggagatcccctggagaagggaatggcaacccactccagtattcttgcctggagaatctcatggatagaggagcctggtgggctacagtccatggagtcacaaagagtcacacacaactgagccaTTAACACACTTCTCACTTTTCATAGGAAGCTAAGAAGCCAAATCTGAACCAGGTGCGATGACAAAAGCTAGCTGGGAGTGACCGAATCTCCTCTGAGAGGAGCTGCTGCCCCAGAGAGTCAGCCAGcacctccctgccccctctccaTCAACCTGACTGTATCTGGCATTTACAGGGGCCGGGACCAGGCAGGCAGGACAGGACCAGATGGAGAAGAACACCCCTGCTCAGAGAGGAATCAATCAGCCATCAGAGAGGCACTTTCTCCAGGACTCACACGGATGCTCCTCTGAGCGTCCACGACGGACCTGGCATCCCGACTCAGCAGGGCTGCCTCCCCGCTACCTCCGCAAATGGTGCTGCAGTTCCAGGCGGTTGCCCGGAGAGGCTCAGACTTACCGTGGCCACCTGGGGATTCCTGTCCTGTAAGTGGGTCAGGAGGGAGTCCTGAGTCTGCTTCACCTGACGGGTAAAGAACCTCTTCCACTTCCGTCCAGCAAGGGCAGCCAGTTGCCCAAACAAGACAAAGGCAGAGTATCTCAGGCTGTCATTCTCCTGCGGGTCCCCCGTGAACAGAACAACAAGCCCCGGTCAGTACCACAAAGAGCTGCATCACGGGACAGTGAGGCCCTACTCCCTGCACGTTCCACGTGGGCCCTGACCTCCCGTCTCAGCACTCAGCCGGCTGGGCTGGGGGATGGAGAGGAGACCCCCTGAGTCTGCGCTGAGGCGCTCCTCCAGCAGGCTCGGGGTTAGACGCGGGCATCCCTGTGGCTACTCCCAGGTCCCCAgaatttttcttcattgtttaacATTTTGGAGATTGACGATGTTTACAGGGTTTGAAATTCAAAATAACCAAGTAttatggggttccctggtggctcagatggtaaagaatctgcctgcaatgcaggagacccaggttcgattaattcaaaataaaccaaaacgatttataaaaaagaaaaaaagtatgtcTCCTTCCTACACTTCTCTACCTGCCACCAAAGTTCCCTCCCCACAAAGTCATATATTTTGTATGCAGCCCTCTggaaaattaagaaggaaaaaataaaatatacattattatatagCCTTTCCCACATTTTTACACAAATGGACATGGACCATTCCACTGTTAGGCACCTTGGTTTTTTCATCAATCTCTCTGGGAGCTCTTTTCCATGTCAACCCAAAAtgaggtttttttgggggggtgggggggtgctgtGTCATATGACCCACTCCCTGTTAATACTCCCAGCATTTTTGCCAGGCCATCTCTCTTTACTTTGGTCTGAATTCTCCCACATGCAGCAGAAGCCATTGTTTCTTTCCTGACATTCTGCCAGCTCTCCAGCTCTGGATCTGATTGCCTGGTGTGTCCCTGACTGCAGGTCAGCAGCTTCAGTCCTTTCTCCATCTCCCCAGGGAGCTGTCTGGTCCAGGCCTTTCCCTGCCCAGGTGAGGAGACATCGGGATTTGCCCAGAGTCACAGGATGAGGGAACAGAGAACCAGAGTGGTAACCCAGTCTCCTGACTCATGGTGAAGGAATAAATCAATGTTTCCTGATCCTCACCAGCTCCAGGTCAACCAGAGGGAACCGGACTGGGACAGGCCTCCTCACCTAGAACTGGGGGGCCACAGACATTCAGCAAGACTGGACACCAATGATCTCTTGTGAAACAATGTTTAGCACGTGTGACACATACAGAAATTGCTTTAGTGTTGTACTTTCTCCACTGTtctaccagtgtgtgtgtgtttaattcaaTTCAGCTAGTGCTCATTGAGTCCTGACTCTACCTGAAGCACTACCCTAATGCTATGAGATGTAAGGGGATGTCTGTTCCCCCAGGAGTCTGACAGTCATCTGACGGGGACACCCCACAGGCAGGCAGGGAAGGATGCTCTGACAGAGTTACGAACTGTCAGAGCTCCCCATGAGTATCCCCAGGTTTCACCACGACAAGGGCTCTCTGATCAAAACTCACAGTCTACCaggctttaaaaaatgattgcATGGGAAAATGGGTTACCTCTTTACTCCTTAAAGCCAGACCTGGGGTAAGTTCCTTGACcccctcagcctcagtttcctcagtcaCAAGATGGAGCTGATAAAAAGAGCTCATACTCACTTAACCAAGAAACGTGGGGCCAGAAACTTTTTGGAATTCCATTTTTCACCTCTCAGATTCAGTGTCCTTAAGcgtttattttatgtattacaCAACACTCCCACGGGAGGGTCTGCAGCAGTACCCCCGAAGCAAATGCGCTTGGAAAGGGGACTGAGGAGTTTCCCCTGAGGCCCTCGAAGTCCTCGTCCTCCCCGGCTCCTCCTCCTCGAAGTCCTCGCTTATCCTCCCCAGTTACTCTTCCTGCGCCCCCCGCACTCACGACCTTAACTCCTAACCGCTCCTCTCCTCTGGAGGAAATCCAGTTTGCCGGAACCTCGGTTGCTGATGTGCACAAAGAATCCTCCCTCTTTCAAGACCCATCTTTGCCCGCCGCGTACACACACAGAGGATTCCATCACCCCCGTCCGCCCCACCCAGGAGGGTTGGCTGTAATGGGGCCCTGCATATACATACACTGAGGACGCTGACGCTCACGTGTGCTCAATGACATTCCCGAGACTTGATAAATTAGGATTGGTGCCCCGATCCCCGGTCCTATTTAAAatatccctcccttcttccctaaGGCTGAACACTCCTTCCAGGGACTCTCATGCCTGGAATTCTAGAACAAAGGCTTATGctgtgccccacccccccacccctcaagATCGCATGGCAAACAAGCCCTGGCGATTAAGATGACACCTCCAGAGAGACTTAGAGACACCTCCCTGGAGATATCTGCTTAATATTCCAGGGAGGTGGAGCGgagacctccctccccaccccagagaGCCCTGGTTCACATCCAGAGCAcaggcctctctgtctccctGAGCAGGAGGGGAGGCAAATGTCCCAGCAGCTACTCATAAGCTTCAGGCCCCAGACTTTACGGGTTTCTCTTCCTCCCGTGGGGTGCAGTCACCCGGCTCTCACAGAGTTACTCCTGGGGAATCAGCTGTGCATAACTCATGCAAGAGGCTCTGTGAGTAAATGCAAGGTCTGTTCCCTGCTCTACAGGtcttgcctctgtgtgtgtgtgtgtgtgtgtgtgtgtgtgtgtgtaacatgtGTCCAAGCACTTTTTGTTCAGCCTGCCTTGTCACCCAGCAGTTAAGAGGGCAGGCCCTGATTGTAAAGCAagtgtcctccaattaaaaatcaattttaaaaattaaaacaataaatagataagcaacaaagatatattgtactAAGAATTACAACCATTATCTTGTAAcaacttttaatggagtataaactgtaaaaatactgaatcactatgctgtatgcctgaagctagtattgtaaatcaactatacctcaataaaaacagaattcaaataaaaaaagtttttttaaaaaacagaaaaaaaaaagtgcaggccCTGAGCAGAGGGCCTAGTTTCATACCCACTAACTCGCTCCATGATCCCTGGGCAAGTTATCTAACCTTTCGGGGCCTTGGTTTCTTCCTCTATAAAGTGAAGGTAACAGCGCCTGCCTCACCGGGTTATCGTGAAGATGAGACGATCCATGCTCATTGCCTGGCAACATGCCTGCACACAGTAGGAGCTCACTAAACAGGAGCTACTCTGATCATCACATTTGTAAGAAACCATTGAACACACGTGGGCATCATCATCGTTAAGTGTGTATACACTCACGGTTCTATTAAGACGAACACTCCTTGAGGGGTGGTGATGGAATCCTACATATCTTTATATGTCTTCCATAACCCCCAGCACAGTACCAGTCTCTCAACaagaaagttgaaagtgaaagccactcagtcatgtctgactctttgcaatcccatggactatatagtccatggaattctccaggccagaatacaggagtgagtagcctttcccttctccaggggatcttcccaacccagggatcgaacccaggtctcccgcatggcaggcagattctttaccagctgagccacaatttcTTAATAACTAGTGAATAGCAGAGGCCTTGTTTCCTGAGCAACGTATCAGCGGGGGCTCACATGTGTGACTTTAAGAACCTGGAATCTTCCCGCGTCGTCTCACTTACATCATCGAGCAGAGTCCGGGTCTGGAGGGTGATGTCTATGAAGAAGGAGCCCAAGGCTTTCCCCTGCATCTTGCCCAGGATGATGGTCAGGGTCTTCATGCTTTCATGGATGACTTCAGAGCTCACTGGGTCATACAGACCGTGCACCAGCAGGTCTAGGATAATCTTCTTATACTTTCTCACCTGTTAGCAAGGTTTGGAAAGCGTTAGCAGCACAGCAGTCACTCCGCATGGCTTGGAAAGCAACTCCACCTCTAATCATCCAATAACCTGGGCTTGGACTAAGAGGTCGTGGCTTTCTTCAGCATGGGATGCAATAACTCTCAGCAAAATAACAAATGCTTTCAATAATCTGACCCAAGAGCCCAGTTCAGCCTTGGAAGAATGGAAAGAGCAGTCTGGAGCCTAGCCCTGTGGGTGGGTGAGGCTGGGGAGGGCACGTAACGGAGGGTGGTTGGCTGAGTGACCTAGGGACAGATGGCCTATCAGGGACTTTGACAGGGGATGAGACGAAATGGCACTGAAGTTGACAGATGCTGAAGGAAGAAGTGGGGAAAACATCTTTTCCTAAACAAacataaattcttagaaaaattaaattcacCAGAGGGTGATGTCCAGCCATGTGTTAACCTTGCCTGTGGTTCTGTATCCCAAGGCTGATGATACTGAGGAATGATGACCCTGAACTGACCCCAACGGAGTCACATGAGCCTCTAGACAGTCTCCTGCccttgagggtgggaggagccaGGGACTCTGAGAGCTTCTGACCTCTCAAACGTCACGGTGGTGATGGATGTCGTTCCATGGTTCCCTTAGATCCCAAGGCAGACAGGACGGGGAGACACTCTCCTGCTGACCATGAAGAACCAAGCTGCCATGCTGTGTGAGGGCGGCCTCTGGGAGCCGAGGACGGCCAGTCAGCAAGGAAAGAGGGACCTTAGTTCTACAACTGGAAAGAAATGAATTCTTCCAACAGCTCCCAAAGCTTGGAAGATGACCCTGAACTTTAGAAAGGAATGCAATATGGCCCACACCTTGATGGCAGCCTTGCAGGCCCCTGGGCAGAGGACTCAGCTGAACTGTACCTGGACTCCTGACCCAAGA
This window of the Dama dama isolate Ldn47 chromosome 27, ASM3311817v1, whole genome shotgun sequence genome carries:
- the MRO gene encoding protein maestro isoform X2, whose amino-acid sequence is MDQTPGRMLGQPLSSPTTQPKKKSTSVMSFFSKVSWNLRLQKQEPLKNVFFILAETARDPSVKKRHMVMRGLGTMACETPDKVRKYKKIILDLLVHGLYDPVSSEVIHESMKTLTIILGKMQGKALGSFFIDITLQTRTLLDDENDSLRYSAFVLFGQLAALAGRKWKRFFTRQVKQTQDSLLTHLQDRNPQVATACKTTFRACSPYLRQSKDYSFQNEEDQRNPKLCRQLSHYHPELLQFFYANKIL
- the MRO gene encoding protein maestro isoform X1 yields the protein MDQTPGRMLGQPLSSPTTQPKKKSTSVMSFFSKVSWNLRLQKQEPLKNVFFILAETARDPSVKKRHMVMRGLGTMACETPDKVRKYKKIILDLLVHGLYDPVSSEVIHESMKTLTIILGKMQGKALGSFFIDITLQTRTLLDDENDSLRYSAFVLFGQLAALAGRKWKRFFTRQVKQTQDSLLTHLQDRNPQVATACKTTFRACSPYLRQSKDYSFQNEEDQRNPKLCRQLVSERGQESFFQSLRSRCRVKVEGGRHARESPP